The following are from one region of the Rattus rattus isolate New Zealand chromosome 13, Rrattus_CSIRO_v1, whole genome shotgun sequence genome:
- the LOC116914581 gene encoding short transmembrane mitochondrial protein 1-like yields the protein MLQFLLGFTLDNVVGMHMAQNYDVPNLAKKLEEIKKDLEAKKQPPSS from the coding sequence ATGCTCCAGTTCCTGCTTGGATTTACTTTGGACAATGTGGTTGGAATGCATATGGCTCAGAACTATGACGTGCCGAACCTGGCTAAAAAACTCGAAGAGATTAAAAAGGACCTGGAAGCCAAAAAGCAGCCCCCGAGTTCCTGA